The stretch of DNA TTAAATTATCTTCAGAAAAAAAGCTTTTCGCTTCTTCTCTTTCATCGGCAGTAATACCTTGCTTCTTTTTATTTGTTGGTTTGTCGGGAAATTCTAATTCAATCCAGTAGTTAATAATTGCTGAAATATATCTTGAATTTATAGTTTGTGGACTATAAGCTAAAAACTCTTGCTGAAAATCTTCAATATGAATTAAACCAGGAATTAATCTTAATGCTTGATAGAGAGATTTAACAGGAATACTTGTTTCATCTACAGATTGCTTGTTGCGATGTGCAGTTAATAATTTGAGATACTGTATTGCTTCTTCTGAGTCTTTAATTTGTAGTCCGTAATAAGTCTGGGGTTGCAAGTTAGCTTTTAATCTCAAAGCAACACCAGAGATTGTTTGATAAACCATAAAAATTATTCCTTAAAAACTAAAAATTTACTGTTGGTAAACCCGATACACCTTTGGTTTGAACAATAGCTTTATAAAAAGGCTTATATAAACGCTGAACGATTAACTTTTCTTGCTGCGGAATATCTGAATTGTCTTGAAAATAAGGATGTAATAAGTTAGCAATTCCTACTAATGTGCTACTTGCTTCGGTATCAGATTGACTATCGTTATTAGCCGTATGAGGAGCAAATTTTGCATCGCACCAAAATACTTCTGCGTTAGCATTACCCCTAATTAAACGACCAATTACTTGCCACAGACAGACAATAATATCCCAGTAAACAGCATTTCTGTCATTATGTTTTTCGTCTTGAGGTAAAGTTCTCAATCTAATAGAAAGCTGCAACCAATGTAACCATTGTTCATAAGCATCTCTGCGAAAGTTATTACCTAATTCTTCTAAAGTTTTGCCACTAGCATTTTTATAATTATCGATCGCCCAACGATTAATAGAATGAATAGCATAATAAAGATCGTCTGGACTAGGATGGGGTAAAACTAAAAAATATGCTGCACCTATTGCTGCTTTGCCGTCAATATTAACAATGTTATGTCCCCTTTCTATAGATTTTAATGGTGCAATTAATATTTCTTCTTTGCCCGTAGCAAATTCTTTTGATTGTCCCCGTTGTAATGATTTGTCTTTATTACTTTCCCATTCATTAGGAGTATTATCGTCGGGAGATAAAGGAATAGCGCGATCGCCCCATCCTAAATCTTCTAGATGTCCGTAAACTAAATCTGTTTGTTGATAACTACTTGTAAGTAGTAAAATTTTTCTACCGTTTAATTCTTGTAATTTTTCTTTTATATAATTTTCTTCAATTAATTTCCCGACAATTTTTTTCAAATTATATTCTTTCTTATCTCCCATACCTGAAACAGATATAGGTTTTTGTTGTTCATCATAAAAAGGTAAAAATTCCGAATCAATAACTATTTCTTTTTCTTCTTTTGGTGCTATTATTCCCGATACAGGAACATCAACATGAAAAGCAGCAGAATCATCAGCCCAACTTGTCCCTGACATCATTAATAAATGAGGACTTTTAAAATTATCTCCTTGAAATAAATTCGGAAAATTAGTAAATAGCCAACGTCCTACCCCAGTACAACGAAATACTTGCAAACTTCCTAATGGTTCGTTATAGGATTTAAGATATTGAAATGCTAATTGATTGCCCATCGGCATAGTGGGAATAAATGGATTAAAGTCTAATGGTGGAGATTCAAACCACATCGAATCCGAGATATTTAAGTTGAGTTCGCCTCTAACAAATTGCCATCTGCTAGTAACTAAATAGAGATTTCTTTGTAGAGTGCAGACAAGTAAAGTAAACTCTAGTGTTGCTACAAGTTTATTTTTTTCCTCTTTTGATAATTGAATAGTTGCTGCTTGGTTTATCCACTGTCTAATAGCTAACTTTTTCTTCTTTTTATTGGCTATCAGGGTTAACTGTAATAATAGTTGTTTATCTTTTCGATCTAATTCTTCAGCTTCTATAGTTGGTTCTAGCTTACTGTTAATATAAGGCTGAAAAACATTTTGCATCAGCCATTGGCGGTTGTTTATTTCTTCTGGTTGCTGATTTTGTTTATCGTTTACTGTTAGTAATGTCGCTACTTCATTTAATAGTAACCAATCAGTAAAATATTTTTTATAGCTACGCCATTTACCTAAATTAATCCTATTTTCTTCTGTTAATAAACCATAGATAGTATCAGCTATTTGACGAGCTTCTTGTAAAGCATCCCACCAATCAGAAATAAAATCTTTGTGTAATAACTTAGATTGAGTATATTTTAATTTAGTTTCAACTAAGTCATGCAGTTGATCTATCCAAGCATCTCTAGCAGGACGACGTAAAGTTTGATTGGGGCTAAATGCAATATCTAAATAAGCTTGGTGCTGATCAACTTCATCAATAATTACTAAATCGCTACGCCTTGCCATTAGTTCAAAATAACTAATATTTTCTCGGTTAATAGTTCGAGGCACTTTAGAATAAATTAAACTTCCTGGAGTAGCAATCCAAATTGAAGCTTCAACTAAGTCTCTTTCTTTTTGATGAGAAGGACAAACACCATAAGCGGGACAGTATTTATTACGAGCAAACTCTTCACCTTCATCTGGTTCTATTGGTTCTAAATTAAAACAAGGTTGTTCACCAATTTCAAAAACTTTTTCTAATCTCGGAGTGATATAAGGAGTCAGCAAACAGGTGTTGCTAAGATATTTAAACCCTGGATGATTTTGATTATAAGGTTCGTTGGGGTTAGCATTATAAACAGCCTTATGTAATCTACTTAAATGACTTGCTTTATTAGAATTACCTAAAATTGGTGCAACATCGTTAATATTGATTTCTGTAAAAGTTTTAATCAGATCAAATATTTGCAAGACATCTGCCACAATTAAAGTAACTTTTAAGCCTTTGCGATAAGCATATACTGTTAAAACTTTCATCAACACGGATTTACCAGCCGAAGGAATACCGCCTAAATGTCTGATGTGATCTAATTTGAGATAATCTGCTTCTACAAGTTTTTCATCATCATTAAATACTTCTAATTTCATCCTGTCAAAACAGCTTACCCAAATCGGATTTAATCCTTTTGCTGTTAACTGTTTGTCCATCCATTCTGCTGTAGAATGTAAATCACTCCAGGGGATTGCTAAAATTTTTCTTTGAGATCTACCTTGTAAATTATGACTGGGAGGAAGAGGAAATCTAACTAAATTTGAAGTAATATTTATAGTATCCATTCGCTTTTCTACTTCACATTTATATTGTCCTTCTGTTGCCCAAGGAACTTCTTTTCTTTGTGATAGTGCTACTACTGTATTTAAAGTTTTTTCGTAAATTTCAAAGCGATTATTAGCAACTGTAATATTAGTTCTTCTTGCAAAATTACCCGATTCTACTATTTCATAGCCTCTAGTTTCTTCTGGATATTCTAGATATTCATCTAAAGCATCTGACCACAGTTTAGGCGAACAATATTTCGCTAGCAAATGACGAGCAATAGCTAACATTTTTATTTGTTCTTCTGTCCAGTTTTGACTTTCGGGAAATGAATGATTGTATCCAGTTAATAAAACCCACAAACTTCTAGCAGTTGTATTAGGAAGAAGCACTTTTAACAAATAGAGTCCTAATTCTATATCTAATAACTTAACCTCCAAATTATCTGTCAGAGGTTCGCGCCATACTGCAATATCTCTCATTATTTTTTACTCAATTTTATTTTTACTTTCTGCATAAATGCTCCCTCAAACATGACCTGAGATTTTTTGAGAGGAACAGTACAGTAACTTCTAAATTCTTGTATATATTCGTTTCCGTAATGCTTGATTTCGTCGGGAAATACAAAAAAACATTCTTTATAAGGCTGTTCTTTCCAACGAGGAATAGGCTTATCAACTTTTTTTGCTAAATTATATGCAGACTCCCAAAACTTAAGATCGACTGCCCAAAATGTATCGTCAGGAAAAACTAAATGAAGATCGTAAGTATCGAGATTAGGAAAAAGAATTACCTCTTTTAAATCTAATTTTTTTAACTTATTAAATAACCTAACTTCTGGTTTACCAGGGCGGTGCATAAAATACCGCAAATCTTGCTTTAACCACATAACTGAATCGCTATTGTCGGCATCAAAAGGAATCAGTCTTTTCTTATATTGCAAACAGTGACGATTCTCACATTGCAGATCGCCGTTACTTTTCAAATACATTAAACCGCCACAATGACCACAACAATAAAACTTGCCATCTTTTTTATAAGATTCTGGTGCGGGTTCGTAACAATCTTGCATCAATTCTTTTAATGATGGAAAATCAATAACAGCAGTTGTATCAAGTTCGCTTTTGGTAATTACAGGATTCTCGATTATGTATTGCCGAAACTTAGTATATAAATTGCGATCACGAAAAGATTTTAATCTAAGCGTTTCTACTACCTTTCTTTGAAAATTACCATATTCTTCTAAATAATCTTCTGCGGTTTCAACACAAAAATTACTTGGTCTTTGCTCTTCTATTAAAGATTTACTATGCCAATCTTCAGGACAATTAATATCTAAATCCCAATCTTGTAAAGCACGTTGCGCCCAACGATTGAAAAAATCTGGAACGCCTTGTAAAGGTGGTATTGTTGCCAACAAACAATTCACAACTAATTTATCTACAGCCAACTGTAAATTTGCTGGATATTGAGATAATTTTTGTTTGGTTAAATTTTGGTGATATTGACATATTCCCTTGGCTATTTTTTGTATTGTTTCTTCATTCACTAAATATTTCTCCCGAGAATTTGAACTGTTTTGTCTGTCTACTAAGTTAATGTCATACCTTCTATGTCCTGCTGGAGTTCTAATTGCAGTAATTTTTCCAGCTTTCTCCCAACGTCGCAAAGTATCGACGCTAACCCCAAGACGCTGTGCTGCTTCTCTAGGACTGACAAACTCAGAAATGATTTTTTCCTCAACGCTTTTTAAAATATAACTTTTTTGTCTAGATTTGCCTAGATATTTTTTTATTGTCTTGGATTAAAAAATCTGAGAAAAATTCTCATAAAAACTAAAAAATCCCGTGTTAATCAATGAAACTGCTGGTTATCAGTGTGCATATATCATGCCACGTTATTAGGAAGATGTTCTTAATGGAGTAACGTATCAAAAGTTTTTTGAACAAAGCGCATGACAGGCATCTTAAAAAGTAGCAATAATCTTCTAAAGTCGCAAAAATCGACTATTTATGTTGATGCGATCGCTTTTCAACAATGAGTCTCAAATGTCGCTTTACGAAGTAATCTATACCGAATCAACCTAGCTCATATTAGACATCTGTAAAGAGTCTAGTAGTGTGGGCATTTAACGAAGGTCGTGGTGTTGCCCGAGAATGCGTCCCGCTTGTGCGCCTGCGAAGCAGATCGCTATTTGATGGGCAGTACGGATTTACCTTAAGAAAATTTTTAGTAATTAACTCACAAAAAATAAATGACCCTAACTTTGCTTGTAACGAAACAATTTAGTTAAGGTCATGTAATTTGAGGTCTAGATAAATCTATTAAAACTTTTAATCGACCTCGATTCAAGTAGTAAATTTTCTAAATTGTATGGGGGTAAATTTTTACCCCTTATTTTAAGTGATAAAAATTAATTTAGTTAGACTAATAAGGATAAACAGGAACATTAATATCAGTTTGGAATTGGTCAGCACTATTGTAAACACCTTGATTAGTCACGTTGCCGATACCGAAAGTAGCACTTTGGTTTTGTCCAGCTTGTACTGAATTTTGGATTTGAGGATCGATACTGTAACCATCCAAACCTAATTGAGTTTGAGTTAAATCATTTGAGACAGCTTGATTAGTAACATTACCAATGCCATGAGTTACAGCAGTATTAGAACCAGCTTGAACATTACTTTGTGCTTGTTGGGCAAAGGCAGCTACAGGAGAGAGAGTTAAAGCGAGAGTAGAGATGATTAGTACCGCTTTTTTCATTGTTCTAGACCTCTAAAATTTGTTTAATTTGATTTTTGCTTTCATTTATTAGATATGTCGGTAATCATTTTTTTATGCAGAGTAAATTTCAGTTATGTAGCATTACAAAGAAAGATTAGAACTTTCCTCTTCCCTATTCCCTATCCGCGCACTATAGTTTCCTTGCTATATTAGTCAGGTATTTGCCAGATAGCGATCGCTATTAATGATGCTCTTGAAAAACTAACCCTACCAATTCTACTTTCTGAAAAAGTAATCAGGAGGCGTACAACAGACTCGCAGCAATATTGTTAATAATTAATTTTTAACTGTTTAAATTAATGGTAAAAACATCAAACAATTAAAAATATGTTTTTATTATTATTAAGGGTTACTCTTTTTACGCTCAAAATTACCAGTTTTAATTAAGACAAAAAAGACAAACAAATAACTATTAACAATTTGGAAAATGAAGTAGGCATCTTTTAAAGAAGATTTTAATTTAGTGCTAAATAAATTTAAAGTACGATCGCACTTTGTCATTAAACCAATATAAAACATATATTAGGAATTGGGATAAGTGACTATACAATAATTAGGCTAGTTATATATTTTGTTAGCCAGAGAACATATTTATGCCTCGCCGAGACGATCTACACAAAATCTTACTCCTTGGTTCAGGTCCAATTGTGATTGGACAAGCTTGTGAATTTGATTATTCTGGTACGCAAGCGTGTAAAGCACTCCGAGAAGAAGGGTACGAAGTTGTTTTAGTCAATTCTAATCCCGCTTCAATTATGACCGATCCAGAAATGGCTAATCGTACTTATATTGAACCTTTAACACCTGAAATGGTTGAAAAGGTTATTGCTAAAGAAAGACCCGATGCTTTACTGCCAACTATGGGAGGACAAACTGCTCTGAATGTGGCAGTAGCTTTAGCCAAAAATGGGGTATTAGATCAATACAATGTAGAATTAATTGGTGCAAAGCTTCCTGCAATTGAGAAAGCGGAAGACCGTCTTTTATTTAAAGAAGCGATGGCAAAAATTGGTGTACCTGTCTGTCCTTCAGGTATTGCCAACAATATTAATGAAGCTAAACAAATTGCCCTAGAAATTGGTAGTTATCCTTTAATTATTCGTCCTGCTTTTACTTTAGGTGGGACTGGCGGTGGTATTGCCTATAATCAGGAAGAATACGAGGAAATGGCTCAATTCGGTATTGATGCTTCTCCTGTTTCTCAAATCCTGGTAGAAAAGTCTCTTTTGGGTTGGAAGGAATATGAGTTAGAAGTAATGCGAGATTTAGCAGATAACGTGGTGATTATCTGTTCAATTGAAAATATTGACCCGATGGGGGTACATACTGGCGACTCGATTACCGTTGCACCAGCCCAAACTCTAACTGATAAAGAATATCAAAGATTAAGGGATTATTCTAAAGCAATTATTCGGGAAATTGGGGTGGAAACTGGTGGTTCTAATATTCAGTTTGCAGTCAATCCTGTAAATGGGGACGTAATTGTCATTGAAATGAATCCCCGTGTTTCTCGTTCTTCCGCCTTAGCTTCTAAAGCTACGGGATTCGCGATCGCAAAATTTGCTGCTAAGTTGGCTGTTGGTTATACTCTTGATGAGATTCCTAACGATATTACTCAAAAAACACCCGCTTCCTTTGAACCCACTATTGATTATGTCGTTACTAAAATTCCTCGCTTTGCGTTTGAAAAGTTTCCTGGCACAGAACCAATTTTAACTACTCAAATGAAGTCTGTCGGTGAAGCAATGGCAATCGGACGGACATTTTGCGAATCTTTTCAAAAAGCACTACGTTCCCTCGAAACTGATCGTTATGGCTTTGGTTGTGACCGACAAGAAACTCTTCCTTCAATTCCTCAAGTTCGTTCTCATCTACGTACTCCTAATCCCGAAAGAATTTTTAGCGTCTATCACGCTTTGAGAATTGGCATGACTCCAGAAGAAATTCACGAATTAACCGCGATCGATTTGTGGTTTCTGGATAAAATGCAGGAATTAGTTGAGACAGAAAAGTTTCTTAAGTGTACTTCGTTGGAACAAATCACCGCACAACAAATGCGGTCGGTCAAACAACAAGGCTTTAGCGATCGCCAGATTGCTTTTGCCACTAAAACTACAGAGGATGAAGTTAGGGATTATCGCAAGAAGTTGGGGATTATTCCTGTTTATAAATTAGTAGATACTTGTGCAGCCGAATTTGAAGCTTTTACTCCTTATTACTATTCTACTTACGAAGAAGGAGAATCAGAAATTACTCCATCAGATAAACGTAAGGTAATGATTTTAGGTGGTGGACCTAATCGAATTGGACAGGGAATAGAATTTGACTACTGTTGTTGTCATGCTGCCTTTTCTCTCTCCAAGGCTGGATTTGAAACCATCATGGTTAACTCCAACCCCGAAACTGTTTCGACTGACTATGATACAAGCGATCGCTTGTATTTTGAACCTTTAACCAAAGAAGATGTTTTAAATATCATCGAAGCTGAACATCCCGAAGGAATTATTATTCAATTTGGTGGACAAACACCCTTAAAATTGGCAGTACCACTAAAAAACTATTTACAGTCATTAGCAGACAAACCAGGCAAAGCAACCAAAATCTGGGGTACATCACCTGATTCAATTGATACGGCTGAAGATCGAGAAAAATTTGAAAAAATTCTTCGAGAATTGGATATCAAACAACCACCCAATGGTACAGCAAGAAGCTATCAAGAATCACTTTCAGCAGCGCGGAGGATCGGTTATCCTGTGGTGGTTCGCCCTTCCTATGTTCTAGGAGGTAGGGCAATGGAAATTGTTTATTCCGACAGTGAATTAGAACGCTACATGAAATATGCCGTACAGGTAGAACCAGATCATCCGATTTTAATTGATAAATTCTTAGAAAACGCGATCGAAGTTGATGTTGATGCCCTTTGTGATGCTACGGGTAAAGTAATTATCGGTGGAATTATGGAACACATCGAACAAGCTGGTATCCACTCAGGCGACTCTGCTTGTTCCATTCCTTATAATTCTCTCTCCTCGACTGCGGTAGAAACAATCCGTACCTGGACAATTCAGTTAGCACAAGCTTTAAAAGTAATTGGTTTAATGAATATTCAGTATGCAGTACAAGGAGAACAAGTTTATATCATCGAAGCCAATCCTCGTGCTTCTCGTACTGTTCCCTATGTTTCCAAAGCGACAGGGGTTCCTTTAGCCAAATTAGCCTCTTTGATTATGTCAGGAGAAACTCTAGCATCTCTGGGTGTAACAAAAGATGTTGTTCCAGAGTACGTTGCCGTTAAAGAAGCTGTTTTACCCTTTAACAAATTCCCTGGGAGTGATACCCTTTTAGGGCCAGAAATGCGTTCGACAGGGGAAGTTATGGGCATCGATAGCGATTTTGGTAAAGCCTTTGCCAAAGCAGAACTTGCAGCAGGAGTTGATTTAGCCTTACAAGGAACAGTTTTTATTTCCATGAGCGATCGCGATAAACAAGCTGCTGTTCCGGTAGTTCAAGATTTCCTCGATCTAGGCTTCAAAATTGTAGCTACTTCTGGAACTCGTCAAATTCTGCAAGAAAACGGAATTAAAGAGGTTGAGTTGGTTTTAAAAGTCCATGAAGGTCGTCCCCATGTAATTGACTGGATTAAAAATAAGCAAATTCAGTTAATTATTAATACTCCTACAGGAGAAGAATCCCAAACCGATGCCAGATTAATTCGTCGTATGGCACTAGATTATAAATTACCAATTATTACTACGGTTGCTGGGGCAAAAGCTACTGTCGCTGCTATTCGTTCTCTGCGTTCTGAAACTTTGAATGTCAAGGCTTTGCAAGATTATATTTCTGTTAATGTCTAACGATTAACTTCTAATCATAAGGGGCAAACGCTGGTTTGCCTCTACGCAAATTATGTCTATTTTGCTTCGTACTAGTTTATGATTAGAGCTAAATTACAATAAAATTGCTGCTCTTTCTGCCAAACTCGAACGTTCTCCTTTAGATAACGTAATATGACCCGCTAAAGATTCTCGTTTAAATCGTTCTACTACATAAATTAAACCATTACTAGCTGCATCTACATAAGGATTATCAATTTGATCAGGGTCACCTGTTAAAACTATTTTAGTTCCTTCTCCAGCACGGGTAATAATTGTCTTTACTTCATGAGGAGTAAGATTTTGTGCTTCATCAATAATTAAAAACTGTTGAGGAATGGTTCTACCCCGAATATAAGTTAAGGGTTCGATTTGCAATAGTCCCAATTCAATCAAATCTTCGTATCCTCGTCGCCAATGTTTTGGTTTATCAGATAAATCTTGAGTTCCAAAAATCAGATCGAAATTATCATAAAGAGGTTGCATCCAAGGAGTTAGTTTTTCCTTAATATCTCCTGGTAAATAACCAATATCTTTTCCCATCGGTACTACCGGACGAGAAATTAACAACCTACTATATACTTTTTCGTCAGCGACCTTTTGTAATCCTGCTGCGATCGCAAGAAGAGTCTTACCTGTCCCTGCTTTACCCACCAAAGTAACTAAAGGCACTGAATCTTTTAAAAGCAAATCAAGAGCAAATTTTTGTTCACGGTTGCGAGGATGAATTCTCGAAACTCCTGATGTTGATAATTTAATTAAAGGTAAAACTTCTTTTCCTGCTGCATTAATCATTCCTAAAGCTGTATGAGAAGGATTAGCAGCATCAATTAAAGTAACAGCTTCATTAGCTAATAATTCTTTTGTGACGGCAAGTTTCCCGTTGTGAAAAAACTGGTTAATTTCTTCTGAACTCACTATAAGTTCGGTAACACCAGTATAAAGTTCTTGAATATCTACTTTATCAGTTTGATAATCTTGAGCATCTAATCCCAAAGCATCAGCCTTAATCCGTAAATTTGTATCCTTACTAATCAGTACGACAGGACATTGACATTTTTGCTTAAGTTGCAGTGCTACTGCCAAAATCGTATTATCTGCTAAATCTCCTTCTAATTCTGGAGGTAAAGTAGCCAAAGTTTCTCGATTACAAAGAGCAACTAGTAAAGTTCCTCCATGATCCAACACAATAGGTTTAGTAAGATGACCTTGTTGACGCAACTGATCTAAACTACGTGAAACCTGACGCGCATTTCTTCCAGTCATTTCAGGCTGCTTTTTAAATAAGTCTAATTCTTCGATGATGGTCATTGGCAATACCACATCGTTATCCTCAAACCGAAATATTGCATTAGGATCGTGTAACAATACATTTGTATCAAGCACAAAGGTTTTTTTCATAACTGGCAAACTAGCAACCCTAGATTAACAAGACTGGAAGTTAACGTTCAGTATTGCTCAATTTACTTTGTTATCGTCAATTTTGGAAATTATGTTGCGAAAAAAAAACTTATTCCTCTGATATAACGGTAGATAATACTGAAATGAAGAGCAAAAATTTCACTGCTCTTTATCTGTGTTAAGCTGTGGCATTTAATCGATAGACATCCATCTCAACACCATAAAATATCGTTTTCCTTTCGTATCTCATCCCCAATTTCTTAAGCACTCTTACTGATGTCGTATTTGCTTGCTCAACAATTCCAAGAATGTATGCAAACTTGAGTTGCTCAAATCCGTATTGAACTGTTGCTGATGCTGCCTCAATTGCTAACCCTTTACCCCAAAAGTTTGGGTCTAATCGATACCCAATCTCTCGTTTAGGTACTTTGTCAATCTGCTCTACTGCGATTCCACAATAGCCAATCAATTCCTTTGTTTCTTTGAAAACAATAGCCCACTTACCAAATCCCAAAGTTTTATATGAAGTAATAAAACTGTCTACTTTTTCTTTTGTTTCTAAGGCTGACAAAATTCCAGTAGGAGAAAACTGCATAACTTGTGGATTGGCAAATATTCTTGCAAGTTGGTCTACATCATTTTGCTGAAAGTCTCTCAAAATTAGACGTTGTGTTTCTAACCAAACCATGATTTCATATTAGCTGTGGTTAAATGTCATTAATGATAGCTTTTTTAACAGAGTAAAGCCCGTTTTTGAAATTTTCTTGACAGCGCGATCCCATTCTTTTTCTGTCATGGCAAACCAATCCATATCTCTGCTTCTGCATAATATTTTTTTTTAAAAAAACAATTTCCTAATTCCAAAATTGAATTACTCTTCCCGAAATTTCTTGA from Stanieria cyanosphaera PCC 7437 encodes:
- a CDS encoding pPIWI_RE_Z domain-containing protein: MRDIAVWREPLTDNLEVKLLDIELGLYLLKVLLPNTTARSLWVLLTGYNHSFPESQNWTEEQIKMLAIARHLLAKYCSPKLWSDALDEYLEYPEETRGYEIVESGNFARRTNITVANNRFEIYEKTLNTVVALSQRKEVPWATEGQYKCEVEKRMDTINITSNLVRFPLPPSHNLQGRSQRKILAIPWSDLHSTAEWMDKQLTAKGLNPIWVSCFDRMKLEVFNDDEKLVEADYLKLDHIRHLGGIPSAGKSVLMKVLTVYAYRKGLKVTLIVADVLQIFDLIKTFTEININDVAPILGNSNKASHLSRLHKAVYNANPNEPYNQNHPGFKYLSNTCLLTPYITPRLEKVFEIGEQPCFNLEPIEPDEGEEFARNKYCPAYGVCPSHQKERDLVEASIWIATPGSLIYSKVPRTINRENISYFELMARRSDLVIIDEVDQHQAYLDIAFSPNQTLRRPARDAWIDQLHDLVETKLKYTQSKLLHKDFISDWWDALQEARQIADTIYGLLTEENRINLGKWRSYKKYFTDWLLLNEVATLLTVNDKQNQQPEEINNRQWLMQNVFQPYINSKLEPTIEAEELDRKDKQLLLQLTLIANKKKKKLAIRQWINQAATIQLSKEEKNKLVATLEFTLLVCTLQRNLYLVTSRWQFVRGELNLNISDSMWFESPPLDFNPFIPTMPMGNQLAFQYLKSYNEPLGSLQVFRCTGVGRWLFTNFPNLFQGDNFKSPHLLMMSGTSWADDSAAFHVDVPVSGIIAPKEEKEIVIDSEFLPFYDEQQKPISVSGMGDKKEYNLKKIVGKLIEENYIKEKLQELNGRKILLLTSSYQQTDLVYGHLEDLGWGDRAIPLSPDDNTPNEWESNKDKSLQRGQSKEFATGKEEILIAPLKSIERGHNIVNIDGKAAIGAAYFLVLPHPSPDDLYYAIHSINRWAIDNYKNASGKTLEELGNNFRRDAYEQWLHWLQLSIRLRTLPQDEKHNDRNAVYWDIIVCLWQVIGRLIRGNANAEVFWCDAKFAPHTANNDSQSDTEASSTLVGIANLLHPYFQDNSDIPQQEKLIVQRLYKPFYKAIVQTKGVSGLPTVNF
- a CDS encoding restriction endonuclease-related protein, yielding MRRWEKAGKITAIRTPAGHRRYDINLVDRQNSSNSREKYLVNEETIQKIAKGICQYHQNLTKQKLSQYPANLQLAVDKLVVNCLLATIPPLQGVPDFFNRWAQRALQDWDLDINCPEDWHSKSLIEEQRPSNFCVETAEDYLEEYGNFQRKVVETLRLKSFRDRNLYTKFRQYIIENPVITKSELDTTAVIDFPSLKELMQDCYEPAPESYKKDGKFYCCGHCGGLMYLKSNGDLQCENRHCLQYKKRLIPFDADNSDSVMWLKQDLRYFMHRPGKPEVRLFNKLKKLDLKEVILFPNLDTYDLHLVFPDDTFWAVDLKFWESAYNLAKKVDKPIPRWKEQPYKECFFVFPDEIKHYGNEYIQEFRSYCTVPLKKSQVMFEGAFMQKVKIKLSKK
- the carB gene encoding carbamoyl-phosphate synthase large subunit encodes the protein MPRRDDLHKILLLGSGPIVIGQACEFDYSGTQACKALREEGYEVVLVNSNPASIMTDPEMANRTYIEPLTPEMVEKVIAKERPDALLPTMGGQTALNVAVALAKNGVLDQYNVELIGAKLPAIEKAEDRLLFKEAMAKIGVPVCPSGIANNINEAKQIALEIGSYPLIIRPAFTLGGTGGGIAYNQEEYEEMAQFGIDASPVSQILVEKSLLGWKEYELEVMRDLADNVVIICSIENIDPMGVHTGDSITVAPAQTLTDKEYQRLRDYSKAIIREIGVETGGSNIQFAVNPVNGDVIVIEMNPRVSRSSALASKATGFAIAKFAAKLAVGYTLDEIPNDITQKTPASFEPTIDYVVTKIPRFAFEKFPGTEPILTTQMKSVGEAMAIGRTFCESFQKALRSLETDRYGFGCDRQETLPSIPQVRSHLRTPNPERIFSVYHALRIGMTPEEIHELTAIDLWFLDKMQELVETEKFLKCTSLEQITAQQMRSVKQQGFSDRQIAFATKTTEDEVRDYRKKLGIIPVYKLVDTCAAEFEAFTPYYYSTYEEGESEITPSDKRKVMILGGGPNRIGQGIEFDYCCCHAAFSLSKAGFETIMVNSNPETVSTDYDTSDRLYFEPLTKEDVLNIIEAEHPEGIIIQFGGQTPLKLAVPLKNYLQSLADKPGKATKIWGTSPDSIDTAEDREKFEKILRELDIKQPPNGTARSYQESLSAARRIGYPVVVRPSYVLGGRAMEIVYSDSELERYMKYAVQVEPDHPILIDKFLENAIEVDVDALCDATGKVIIGGIMEHIEQAGIHSGDSACSIPYNSLSSTAVETIRTWTIQLAQALKVIGLMNIQYAVQGEQVYIIEANPRASRTVPYVSKATGVPLAKLASLIMSGETLASLGVTKDVVPEYVAVKEAVLPFNKFPGSDTLLGPEMRSTGEVMGIDSDFGKAFAKAELAAGVDLALQGTVFISMSDRDKQAAVPVVQDFLDLGFKIVATSGTRQILQENGIKEVELVLKVHEGRPHVIDWIKNKQIQLIINTPTGEESQTDARLIRRMALDYKLPIITTVAGAKATVAAIRSLRSETLNVKALQDYISVNV
- a CDS encoding PhoH family protein; the encoded protein is MKKTFVLDTNVLLHDPNAIFRFEDNDVVLPMTIIEELDLFKKQPEMTGRNARQVSRSLDQLRQQGHLTKPIVLDHGGTLLVALCNRETLATLPPELEGDLADNTILAVALQLKQKCQCPVVLISKDTNLRIKADALGLDAQDYQTDKVDIQELYTGVTELIVSSEEINQFFHNGKLAVTKELLANEAVTLIDAANPSHTALGMINAAGKEVLPLIKLSTSGVSRIHPRNREQKFALDLLLKDSVPLVTLVGKAGTGKTLLAIAAGLQKVADEKVYSRLLISRPVVPMGKDIGYLPGDIKEKLTPWMQPLYDNFDLIFGTQDLSDKPKHWRRGYEDLIELGLLQIEPLTYIRGRTIPQQFLIIDEAQNLTPHEVKTIITRAGEGTKIVLTGDPDQIDNPYVDAASNGLIYVVERFKRESLAGHITLSKGERSSLAERAAILL
- a CDS encoding GNAT family N-acetyltransferase, with product MVWLETQRLILRDFQQNDVDQLARIFANPQVMQFSPTGILSALETKEKVDSFITSYKTLGFGKWAIVFKETKELIGYCGIAVEQIDKVPKREIGYRLDPNFWGKGLAIEAASATVQYGFEQLKFAYILGIVEQANTTSVRVLKKLGMRYERKTIFYGVEMDVYRLNATA